A genome region from Setaria italica strain Yugu1 chromosome III, Setaria_italica_v2.0, whole genome shotgun sequence includes the following:
- the LOC101760255 gene encoding IQ domain-containing protein IQM1 isoform X1 encodes MGLYRNEWAEALGIEISSPRTKDGAMVVNRVSPLWDDQEKLCFPKGKLLPSLSFKLWEAEAAVASIVDRGSRPSQINADDGGEVVFMASPPSPSPRVSPSPKCELDAAAVKLQKVYKSYRTRRNLADCAVVVEELWWKALDFASLKHSSVSFFNGGKPETAASRWARARTRVAKLGKGLSKNGKAQKLARQHWLEAIDPRHRYGHNLHIYYDVWSKSESTEPFFYWLDIGEGKEVNLEKCPRSKLQSQCIKYLGPKERQEYEVVVESGKLAYKKNGAFVQTLDDSKWIFVLSTTKALYVGQKKKGSFQHSSFLAGGAITSAGRLVVKEGILKAIWPYSGHYLPTEENFREFIRYLEENGVDLTDVKVNKSPIDKDDEYPLLSKPDTQPNATVSDDTNGTDHATAAAAADEQMSESEVVDGDVRRTTDDGNMSEAEEDDADIHSHTDTEQEAHSSEQPPANGDASEHGKNHLMCRWSTGTGPRIRCVRDYPQDLQSRALEHVNLSPRLSGSPSRKRDPVPSPRPSPAMILSPRLASVGFQPQTTVSLTLPDFKRSRLQ; translated from the exons ATGGGATTGTACCGCAACGAATGGGCTGAAGCTCTTGGCATCGAGATCTCCAGCCCGAGGACGAAGGACGGCGCCATGGTGGTGAACAGAGTCTCCCCTCTGTGGGATGACCAGGAGAAGCTCTGCTTCCCCAAGGGCAAACTGCTCCCGTCACTCAGCTTCAAGCtgtgggaggcggaggcggcggtggcttcgATAGTGGACCGCGGCAGCAGGCCGAGCCAGATCaacgccgacgacggcggcgaggtggtgttcatggcgtcgccgccgtcgccgagccccCGCGTCTCCCCCAGCCCCAAGTGCGAGCTCGACGCCGCGGCGGTGAAGCTGCAGAAGGTGTACAAGAGCTACCGCACGCGGAGGAACCTCGCCGactgcgccgtcgtcgtcgaggagCTGTGGTGGAAGGCGCTCGACTTCGCGTCCCTCAAGCACAGCTCCGTCTCCTTCTTCAACGGCGGCAAGCCCgagacggcggcgtcgcggtgGGCGCGCGCCAGGACGAGGGTGGCCAAG CTTGGCAAGGGTCTGTCGAAGAACGGCAAGGCGCAGAAGCTGGCGAGGCAGCACTGGCTCGAAGCT ATTGACCCGAGGCATCGGTATGGGCACAATTTGCATATCTATTATGATGTCTGGTCCAAGAGCGAGAGTACAGAACCCTTCTTTTATTG GTTGGACATTGGGGAAGGCAAAGAAGTAAACCTTGAGAAATGCCCTAGGAGTAAACTTCAGAGCCAGTGCATCAAGTACCTTGGACCG AAAGAAAGACAAGAGTATGAAGTTGTAGTGGAGAGTGGAAAACTAgcgtacaagaaaaatggagcTTTTGTTCAAACTTTGGATGATTCCAAGTGGATTTTCGTCCTCAGCACCACCAAGGCGCTCTATGTTGGACAG aagaagaaaggatcATTTCAGCACTCGAGTTTCCTAGCTGGTGGGGCCATAACATCTGCCGGAAGATTGGTCGTCAAAGAAGGAATCCTCAAG GCCATATGGCCGTACAGCGGCCACTACCTTCCAACTGAAGAGAACTTCAGAGAGTTCATCCGGTACCTTGAGGAGAACGGCGTCGACCTCACCGACGTCAAGGTAAAT AAATCCCCAATCGACAAAGACGACGAGTACCCCTTGCTGAGCAAACCTGACACTCAGCCCAACGCCACTGTGTCCGACGACACCAACGGGACAGATCACGCCACGGCGGCCGCAGCTGCCGATGAGCAGATGAGTGAGTCCGAGGTGGTCGACGGCGATGTTCGCCGGACAACCGACGACGGAAACATGAGTGAAGCAGAGGAGGACGACGCTGACATCCACTCTCACACTGACACCGAACAAGAGGCGCACAGTTCAGAGCAGCCGCCGGCGAACGGTGATGCTTCTGAGCACGGCAAGAACCACCTGATGTGCCGGTGGTCGACGGGAACGGGCCCACGCATCCGGTGCGTTCGTGACTACCCGCAGGACCTCCAGTCCAGGGCGCTGGAGCACGTTAACCTCTCGCCGAGGCTCAGCGGCTCGCCGTCAAGGAAGAGGGACCCGGTGCCGTCGCCTAGGCCGAGCCCGGCGATGATCCTGTCGCCGAGGCTAGCGTCCGTGGGGTTCCAGCCTCAGACGACGGTGTCACTCACTCTGCCCGACTTCAAGAGGAGCAGGTTGCAGTGA
- the LOC101759450 gene encoding transcription factor bHLH19, whose amino-acid sequence MDGLNQWHAHPDPEDELAYMYQRQEEYAMMQGMQQQYTLPPAMAPPPIAGPSSSRPPHPRHSSTSFRGGFGVPPALPSLPFGEVAVKNDPGQPSSSSHRILSFGGQLPGTIDISGGDWPDGIEAALQLPAPERRSRAHFWNTQKQHVVAERKRREKMQQQFVALATIVPDLTKTDKISLLGSTIEYVKQLEEKVKTLKGRSARRRMSKPTVFESKYRISTDGSDTSGSSESAFSAGGFSPTVEARIHGDTVLLRIWCKDRKGVLVMLISELEKQGLSIINTSVLPFTDSCLNITITAKIGECFSTTVELVTKLTTALRGFST is encoded by the exons ATGGATGGATTGAACCAATGGCATGCACATCCG GATCCTGAGGACGAGCTGGCATACATGTACCAGCGGCAAGAAGAGTACGCCATGATGCAGGGCATGCAGCAGCAATATACATTGCCACCagcaatggcgccgccgcctatAGCTGGGCCTTCCTCGTcccgtcctcctcatcctcgtcaCAGCTCCACCAGTTTCCGGGGCGGCTTTGGGGTCCCGCCGGCATTGCCCAGCCTGCCGTTCGGAGAGGTGGCAGTGAAGAACGATCCAGggcagccgtcgtcgtcgagccaTCGCATCCTCTCCTTCGGCGGGCAGCTTCCTGGCACCATCGACATTTCCGGAGGAGACTGGCCGGACGGCATCGAAGCGGCGCTGCAGTTGCCGGCGCCGGAGAGGCGGAGCCGGGCGCACTTCTGGAACACGCAGAAGCAGCACGTCGTCGCCGAGCGCAAGCGGCGCgagaagatgcagcagcagttCGTGGCGCTGGCCACCATCGTCCCCGACCTCACCAAG ACGGACAAGATCTCTCTTCTAGGGAGCACCATTGAGTACGTCAAGCAGCTTGAGGAGAAGGTGAAGACACTGAAGGGACGAAGTGCGAGACGAAGAATGTCCAAACCCACTGTCTTCGAGAGCAAGTATCGCATATCGACTGACGGTAGTGACACCTCAGGCTCCAGTGAGAGCGCCTTCAGTGCAGGTGGGTTTAGCCCGACCGTTGAGGCAAGAATCCATGGCGATACCGTCCTGCTGAGAATATGGTGCAAGGATAGGAAAGGAGTGCTGGTGATGCTAATCTCGGAGCTTGAGAAACAAGGTCTCTCTATCATAAACACCAGTGTTCTACCATTCACAGACTCGTGCCTCAATATCACCATCACGGCAAAG ATTGGAGAATGCTTTTCGACAACTGTTGAGCTTGTAACCAAACTGACCACGGCTCTTAGAGGTTTCAGTACTTGA
- the LOC101760255 gene encoding IQ domain-containing protein IQM1 isoform X2 — MGLYRNEWAEALGIEISSPRTKDGAMVVNRVSPLWDDQEKLCFPKGKLLPSLSFKLWEAEAAVASIVDRGSRPSQINADDGGEVVFMASPPSPSPRVSPSPKCELDAAAVKLQKVYKSYRTRRNLADCAVVVEELWWKALDFASLKHSSVSFFNGGKPETAASRWARARTRVAKLGKGLSKNGKAQKLARQHWLEAIDPRHRYGHNLHIYYDVWSKSESTEPFFYWLDIGEGKEVNLEKCPRSKLQSQCIKYLGPKERQEYEVVVESGKLAYKKNGAFVQTLDDSKWIFVLSTTKALYVGQKKKGSFQHSSFLAGGAITSAGRLVVKEGILKAIWPYSGHYLPTEENFREFIRYLEENGVDLTDVKKSPIDKDDEYPLLSKPDTQPNATVSDDTNGTDHATAAAAADEQMSESEVVDGDVRRTTDDGNMSEAEEDDADIHSHTDTEQEAHSSEQPPANGDASEHGKNHLMCRWSTGTGPRIRCVRDYPQDLQSRALEHVNLSPRLSGSPSRKRDPVPSPRPSPAMILSPRLASVGFQPQTTVSLTLPDFKRSRLQ; from the exons ATGGGATTGTACCGCAACGAATGGGCTGAAGCTCTTGGCATCGAGATCTCCAGCCCGAGGACGAAGGACGGCGCCATGGTGGTGAACAGAGTCTCCCCTCTGTGGGATGACCAGGAGAAGCTCTGCTTCCCCAAGGGCAAACTGCTCCCGTCACTCAGCTTCAAGCtgtgggaggcggaggcggcggtggcttcgATAGTGGACCGCGGCAGCAGGCCGAGCCAGATCaacgccgacgacggcggcgaggtggtgttcatggcgtcgccgccgtcgccgagccccCGCGTCTCCCCCAGCCCCAAGTGCGAGCTCGACGCCGCGGCGGTGAAGCTGCAGAAGGTGTACAAGAGCTACCGCACGCGGAGGAACCTCGCCGactgcgccgtcgtcgtcgaggagCTGTGGTGGAAGGCGCTCGACTTCGCGTCCCTCAAGCACAGCTCCGTCTCCTTCTTCAACGGCGGCAAGCCCgagacggcggcgtcgcggtgGGCGCGCGCCAGGACGAGGGTGGCCAAG CTTGGCAAGGGTCTGTCGAAGAACGGCAAGGCGCAGAAGCTGGCGAGGCAGCACTGGCTCGAAGCT ATTGACCCGAGGCATCGGTATGGGCACAATTTGCATATCTATTATGATGTCTGGTCCAAGAGCGAGAGTACAGAACCCTTCTTTTATTG GTTGGACATTGGGGAAGGCAAAGAAGTAAACCTTGAGAAATGCCCTAGGAGTAAACTTCAGAGCCAGTGCATCAAGTACCTTGGACCG AAAGAAAGACAAGAGTATGAAGTTGTAGTGGAGAGTGGAAAACTAgcgtacaagaaaaatggagcTTTTGTTCAAACTTTGGATGATTCCAAGTGGATTTTCGTCCTCAGCACCACCAAGGCGCTCTATGTTGGACAG aagaagaaaggatcATTTCAGCACTCGAGTTTCCTAGCTGGTGGGGCCATAACATCTGCCGGAAGATTGGTCGTCAAAGAAGGAATCCTCAAG GCCATATGGCCGTACAGCGGCCACTACCTTCCAACTGAAGAGAACTTCAGAGAGTTCATCCGGTACCTTGAGGAGAACGGCGTCGACCTCACCGACGTCAAG AAATCCCCAATCGACAAAGACGACGAGTACCCCTTGCTGAGCAAACCTGACACTCAGCCCAACGCCACTGTGTCCGACGACACCAACGGGACAGATCACGCCACGGCGGCCGCAGCTGCCGATGAGCAGATGAGTGAGTCCGAGGTGGTCGACGGCGATGTTCGCCGGACAACCGACGACGGAAACATGAGTGAAGCAGAGGAGGACGACGCTGACATCCACTCTCACACTGACACCGAACAAGAGGCGCACAGTTCAGAGCAGCCGCCGGCGAACGGTGATGCTTCTGAGCACGGCAAGAACCACCTGATGTGCCGGTGGTCGACGGGAACGGGCCCACGCATCCGGTGCGTTCGTGACTACCCGCAGGACCTCCAGTCCAGGGCGCTGGAGCACGTTAACCTCTCGCCGAGGCTCAGCGGCTCGCCGTCAAGGAAGAGGGACCCGGTGCCGTCGCCTAGGCCGAGCCCGGCGATGATCCTGTCGCCGAGGCTAGCGTCCGTGGGGTTCCAGCCTCAGACGACGGTGTCACTCACTCTGCCCGACTTCAAGAGGAGCAGGTTGCAGTGA
- the LOC101759844 gene encoding germin-like protein 5-1: protein MATSAVLLVVAAVVALVAGHGAAFDPNPLQDFCVADTTSKVRVNGVPCKDPAAVTPDDFFFSGVDRAGAGTASRRYGFTALSVQIPGLNTLGASHARVDVAPGAVFPPHYHPRASETAVVLDGAVYFGFVSSYPENMVYAKVLRKGDVFAVPQGLVHFLYNNGTEPAALYATLSSQNPGLVLLADALFASGLPDDLLAKTFLTDVGTAHKIGAKFRS, encoded by the coding sequence ATGGCTACTAGCGCCGTGCTTCTGGTGGTTGCTGCCGTTGTTGCTctcgtcgccggccatggcgccgcctTCGACCCCAACCCTCTCCAAGACTTCTGCGTCGCCGACACGACATCGAAAGTGCGCGTGAACGGGGTCCCGTGCAAGGACCCGGCGGCGGTGACCCCGGACGacttcttcttctccggcgtcgaccgcgccggcgccggcacggcGAGCCGGCGGTACGGGTTCACGGCGCTGTCCGTGCAGATCCCGGGGCTGAACACGCTGGGCGCGTCGCACGCGCGCGTGGACGTGGCCCCCGGCGCCGTGTTCCCGCCGCACTACCACCCGCGGGCGTCGGAGACGGCGGTGGTGCTGGACGGCGCCGTCTACTTCGGCTTCGTGTCGTCGTACCCGGAGAACATGGTGTACGCCAAGGTGCTCCGGAAGGGCGACGTCTTCGCCGTGCCGCAGGGGCTCGTCCACTTCCTCTACAACAACGGCACCGAGCCCGCCGCGCTCTACGCCACGCTCAGCAGCCAGAACCCAGGCCTCGTGCTCCTCGCCGACGCGCTCTTCGCCTCGGGGCTCCCCGACGACCTGCTCGCCAAGACGTTCCTCACCGACGTGGGCACGGCACACAAGATCGGAGCAAAGTTCCGGTCTTAG